Within Bos indicus x Bos taurus breed Angus x Brahman F1 hybrid chromosome 2, Bos_hybrid_MaternalHap_v2.0, whole genome shotgun sequence, the genomic segment AGCTGATTCTAATTTTAGAGGGTAAGCAGAGGATTCACagggaaataaattttaatattattaaacaattgtgtaaaattaaattaaaccaattctatacttcaaaaataaaaatgtttaagtctcatataagataaaattatttcaaaaacctAAATCTTAATACCAGTTACACAGTTTCTCAGTTACAAATCTTATTTTTACACCTATTCTAAACTTTGAATTTTCAAttacaagtttaaaaataattacaccctagtaaagtaacgctcaaaattctccaggccaggattcAACATTATacaaactgtgaacttccagatgttcaagctggattaataAAATACACCCTTTTTGAGCTTTTCAGCTCCTATGAATTCCTGTATCAGAGAGAAAAGGAACTACATAATAGTAACATTTTGATACATTTCTTTTGTATTAGAGACTAAACAACTAGAATCAGTATAGCAAACATCACTAGAAATAAGAACATATAGAAGCTTCACCTACCAGGATTTCACGGTTTGAACACTATGACATTTTCTGCTTCAAAGATCAACAGACTCCAATTTTATTTGAATATCAATTGTATAGCATATACATTAATATAACTTAAATATTTCCAAGCTATCATCATTGTCATTTTTGCTACAAATATTAATATCTCTACCAAAAGATGTTTGATATAGCTACAGATGAATGCCTATaaagatataataaataatagcaaataaatctttttaaaaattatcaatctAAAAGTCAAGGGATTTTTATTAAAGCTAAAAAAAGATTCGATTCCAAGCAAACCACTGAGGTTAAAATGCTTATTGAAACCCATCTTAAACTAGATCACAGGATAACTGATTCTGATATAGTAaaatagtaacttttaaaaaaaaaggaaaaattcattcTTTGCCAACATTAgatattattttccaaattacAAGAAATTCTATCTTAATGAAACATGAAATACTcaattcacatatatacatacatattttaaatctatATCCTTCACAATCATTTCtatgctttacaaatattttcattaaattttaaaaagagaagtttctaATAATGTTTGTCCATCCAACAATATTTTTTACTGTTTAGTTTTATTCACTTTTCTAGTCCTCGGGGAATTATCCTATACAGACAATGGCTACACTTCATGTTTTAATAGTACTTTGCAAGCTCAGAATTTTAAGATATCATAGTTCCATACAAAGCACCTTGATGTGTTTCTAGTAGAACCTCTATACCATTCTATAATGACAGGTTTACACGTCTGCTTTCAGGAGAAAATTCTTAACGGCTAgcaccacatttaaaaaatcttagtcTCCCAGAAGCTAGTTCTGTGCCTGATACTCaagaaattaaatgtttaatgaatgcaaaaataaattttaatgtaactgttttcataaatatttcttgataaaACAATTCTCTATGACAAAATGATATTACATATATGATAAAATAACAATATAGAAAAGAAACtaactaaaaagaataaaatccttaCTGTTTATTGAAGAAATATGGCTGTGTTCCCAGTCTTTGAGAAAGAGCTTGACAGCACTGGTCTACATCTTCTAAGACCTAACACAAGCAACAGAccccaaagaaaaacatttaaattagcAAGCAATAAAATGTGTCTAAAACTTCATTTGTAACATAGCTTATAATAAATTTAGGTAAAGAGACCACATAGAGAGCATAAGTAATACTTTCTAtataagaaataggaaaatttGAGAACAAATTTCCTTTCGTAAGGATTATGATCAAGAAAGTTTTTATCTCAATACTCTACTCCCTATAAAAGTTTTCCTGAATCCGTATAATCAAATGAtttcacatatattaaaaaatctgcTTCATAAAGATGACACTACTCATCTACCATGAATAAGAagcatttgagttgttttccaCTAGTGGAAACGTTTTATTTCCTCTGTTCCTTTCAATTACCCAATCCTCCTCATGGCCAGTGGCACAAATCAATGGTTGGCTTGCTAGGACTAGGGGGATCCTTGAAAGAGAGACATTAATAAGCTTAATGATACTCAAactcatatttttataatttttctacttcagtaaatttaagaccAAAGAAAAGTGGGCATTTTAAGCACTGCATTtaacagggttttgttttttttaaagccctgATGCTGCAGATCTATATTTACTGGCATAAAAAATGCTCACAGTGTATtgttgaatggaaaaaaaattaggttAGAGAGTGGCAAGTATAATAtgattccactttttaaaaatgttattaagaGACATCTAGAAGAATGTTCTTCACATAGTTAACAGTGGCAATTTCTAGGTGGTAGGATCCAAAGCAATTTTTACTGCCTTTTTGAAGTCTTCTGTATTACATAATTTGTCTTACAATAAGCATGTGTGATTTTTACAAAACAATACACTACTTCCTATCAGacaaaataagaacaaatgttttgttaattttattatgttgggattttttttaaggattatgaacttaaaaaattctttttctttatgcatTAAAGTTGAGGGTTTTATCATCTTCAACCTGAACTGACCTGGTCCAGAGTCTTGTTACCCCATCCAATAGCTTTCATCTTACGTTTGACTTCCCACTGTTTCTGATAGGCCAAAATATGATTCAGAGGCCAAGGGTAAGGAGATCCATACCTAGCATGAGTGATCTAAAGCAAAAAGATTATGTTAAAATTGCGgtcctaaaaatattttcacaaatagatttctaaaggaaatatattttcagagaaacacaaacataGCTTgcaatcttaaaattaaaattttaaacgattccctttaaaaatatataaacttttatgTACTTTGCAACCAGTTATATCAAACAACACATAGCTTCCCTAAAATGTATGTGCAAGCAAAATTAAAGTTAAGTGAAAAACTATATCACTAATGGTACAAACCACAATGTTTCATTTATGAGCAGGGACTTATGATTCTGAGCAAAAgtgttttttcattaaattttaattaagatAAATGCTGCAGAACCACTCACCTCTCCTACAGTAGCATCATCACACCACTGAAGATacagctaggaaaaaaaaaaaagtcaccaaaaCTTTAGACTATCAAAGAGAAAATGGATAAAGTAAGTTATTTCTTGCCAGAGTAATTTTTATAAACCAATATCATAGAAGTCATATATGTGAGCATTTCCCCCCACCCCTTGGCTAATGTTCTACATAGAATTATTAAGCTTAATGATAGtacctaaaaaatattttttattcataaaatatatcTCTAAATGCCATTAGAGTATTTTATGGatattatttaagaaaacttCACAAGACCAAAATAAAATGATCACTCctgtttacaaaaagaaaaaactagaaatgaaaaaacaggCAACTTATTCAAACATAATGACCAAATAATCTGGGTAACCATACTAGCCCTAGAGTTTActtgactattttcttttatttcagtaaCTTTAAAATAAGCCATAAGAAAGATAGTCTTTTATGAGAGAAAAAGCATATTTTCAAGGCCTATTATCTTGTTATacctctgcagtcaacagcataTTGTTGACTAATTCCATGTAGgctttcatttctgctttctggacttcatccagcccatcactAAGAGAATGGCCctaaagggaatttaaaaaaattttaaagagcatCATATTAAACATACAAAAACTTTCAGTTATCTTACTACCAAGTAATAAACATCAATGTTTTACTGCAGATGTCCAAAGGATTAGTTTTCAAAATGCCCCTAAAACATGattattttatgtgaaaattatgaaaaaataatactttgCTATGactacaaaatattaataagaagTATTTACTTGTcattataaaaatgtatcattcaagagataaaatttattatttcaccaaaaaagaaaacaaggatggTCAGTAAACTGTTTTTTTAAGACACTAAACcttagtaataaaataaattctaaaagattGACATGTGTTACTTATAAAGtagtcaaagattttttttaagtgttattagtaaaggatagggaaatagacactaatttttaaattctaatataCTACAGTAATGAGTAGACTTATAAAATAGTATAAACTTTAGTTCAATCTGATgatgttataaaatttttaaaatgtatacccTGTAACACTGTAATATCACTCTTAGGAATTTATGCTAAGGAGATAATTTAACAAGTGTACAAAGGTGTATATAAAAGAATACTTATCTTGGCACTCAATAACAGCAAAAAGTTGCCAACAACTTAAACTGAAAactgatgtcgctcagtcgtgtccgactctttgcgatgccatggactgtagcctaccaggctcctcagtccatggaattgtccaggcaggagtactggagtgggttgccattgccttctccaggggatcttcccaacccagggatcaaaccctggtctcctgcactgcaggcagacactttaccgtctgagccacaaacaatttaaatgtccatcaataaagaattaagtaaaaaaattctaatacaaaagatgcttttgaattgtggtgttggagaagactcttcagagttccttggacgggaaggagatccaaccagtccatcctaaaggaaatcagtcctaaatagtcattggaaagactgatgctgaagctgaaactccaatactttggccacctgatgcgaagaactgactcactggaaaagaacctgatgttgggaaagattgaaggcagaagaaaaaggggacgacagaggatgagatggttggatggcatcaccgactcaatggacataggtttgagtagactctgggagttggtgatggacagggaagcctggcgtgctacagtccatggggttgcaaagagtcagacacgaccgagggactgaactgaactgaatacaaaagAATACTATACAACAATTTAAAAGGATAATACATATCTATAGTCATTAACATGGAAGAATTTCTAAACATAATGATGATCTATATAATGATGATCTTAAAAGGCAGGTTTCAAAATAATACTAATAGTATTACctatatttttctacatatgcaaaaaaaattcTAGATGGATGTCCCCCAAAATGTTAATAGAGGTTGTTCTTTGATAACTATTAAAATCTACACTGAATAACGGGTAAAGGAGTACATTCAACTTGTAAACATTCTATAACTCCCTTCTCAAAAGTTAACCTGATATTTTACAACAACCTAATTGTTTTCATTTGTGACCAAAATTTCTCATAAACATGAGTGAgaaaattatctcattttgtaAAGATCAAACAGCCTCTTTTGCCATTGATTtacattataaaaggaaaaaaaaaaaaaacttacactttagaaatatttctccagtagtttattatcatcattttataaAACTAGGTTAAAATCAATGTAAATGCTACAACACTCTAAAGATGATGAATGATCTATTTAAGAGTAACTGGGATCAAATccatttaatatcttttttattacCTTGGCTTTAACGAATTGGACTATTGGACCAAGTTCTGATACTACTTGATTTCCTACATGAATAAAAGGTACTTTACCTGTGGAAGGGGAAAAACAATGTGAGAACATGACCAGTAAATTAAAGTTTGTGctaaaaaggaaatcaacacaAAACTTGTTATGTCTTATTAATACAGAGTTTTGTAAcattatgactttttaaaattacagttaagCATGtatattaaattctaaaaattttctAACATtaattactaattttaaaataaaagaaagaaacaagattcATTTCTAGAGCTCTCACTTGCATATAATAACATAATACTCCCTTTTCAGAGCTAACACTAACAAATCACTATGCAGCAGTAAATACTAATTATTCAAATTATATGAACTAAGCCTGGACATTGTTTCATGActgatagatttttaaaactttaactaGGCCTTCCCTTCAGATTACAATAAATCAACCTGTATGTAAACAATAtttataaagacttttttttttttacatgtactACTTTCATATCTCAGACAACCATTGAGGTCAATTGTTTAAGCACATAATGGTGCATTAATGAATGTATCTGACTCAAAAAATATCAGGAATTAAGTGAATAACAATCTTTGAAGGTATGCTAACTTATGAATTATAACACAAAGTTTGCTCCCAACacatgtgggaaaaaaagaataaatagtatGCTTATAAAAACTGGCTTCTCCACTGTTTactatagccaggacatggaagcaacctagatgtccattggcagacgaatggataagaaagctgtggtacatatacacaacggaatattactcagctattaaaaagaatgcatttgaatcagttctaatgaggtggatgaaactggagcctattatacagagtgaagtaagtcagaaagaaaaacaccaatacagtatattaacgcatataggtagaatttagaaagatggtaacgatgaccctatatgcgagacagcaagagagacagatgtaaagaatagtattttggactctgtgggagaaggcaagggtaggatgatttgagaaaatagcattgaaacatgtatattaccatatgtgaaatagatcactagtccaggtttgatgcttgagacaggatgctcagggctggtgcactgggatgacccagagggatgggatggggagggaggtgggaggggggttcaggatggggaacacatgtatacccatggctgattcatgtcaatgtatggcaaaaaccactacaatattgtaaagtaattagcctccaattaaaataaataatttaatttaaagaaaaactgacTTCTCTGAGTAAATATCACATTAAagagtaatattttaattttataaatactaaTAACTGGTGAAATTATCAGAGATGACAATCTCCAAATAGTAATAAAGTCTACCTCAAATGCTAGAGGATGAAACTCTGTCAGACCTAGTTCAAATAGAGTTCACACTAACAGCGAGCTTCTTCATGGTCCTTTTCAATAGATTCACTCCTCTCCGGCTCAGACAGACTGAGGGTAATGGATGAGGTGCACTGCACCAACAAAAGCTTCATCTGCATCCATAGGATAACATTAcaaaggaaacacaggccttTTGGAATACAACTCAGCAAATGAATTTAGAAGACATTTCCATTTACCAATATAAAAACACTGAattctgcattctttttttctactGCTTTATAAAtcttgcaaaagagaaaaaaaaatcttatctgcACAAGCATTAGATCACACTCTTTTTTTAACTTGGGATAAAATCTTTACAACTACTATACTGCTAGAAATAGTGCAGGTCCTCTGAGATAATATGATTACAGAATGAAAAATACTTGTGAATGAATGTCCAGACTGAAGAGTATTTTGGGGGGGTACATTTTGAGAGCAAAGTGTTATTTCGCATTTCCAATATCCAGTCTGGAGTTCTTGGAAGAGTTTCTATGTACCTCATCTTACTGCACTTTCATTGCGCTTTGCAAATACTGAGCAGTTTTACAGCAGCAACCCTGCACTAAGTACACTGGtgccattttcccaacagcatttgcttactttatgtctctgtatcacattttagtaattttcacaataattcaaacatttttattattgttctgtTATAAAACTTTAAAGGATGAAGAGCTGCTGCTTATAGATGAGCAAAGAAAGCAGTTTCTTGAAATGGAATATACTCTTTAGTGAAGATGTtgtgaagactgttgaaatgacaaTAAAGGAGTGAGAATACTACATAAACTTAGTTTATAAAGGAGCACCAGGATTTGAGAAGACTGACTCCAGCTCTGAAAGAAGCTCTACTGtggggtaaaatgctatcaaacagcactACATGCTACAGAGAAATGGTTTGTGAAAGGAAGTCAATCAATGAGGCAAACTTCAGTGTTGCCTTACTTTGAGAAATGGACACAGCTAACCCAGCCTTtagcaaccaccaccctgatcagttAGCAGCCATCAACACGGAGGAAAgatcctccaccagcaaaaaggtTTTGACTCATGAAAGGCTCAGACAATGGTTAGcacttttttttagcaataaagtatttctaattgaaatatgtatattgttTTTCTTAGCCACAATGCTATTATACACTTAACAAACTACAGGATAAtgtaggcatttttttttaaaaatctaggtaCAAATTGGACTATCACTGCAATTTTATCAATGCAGAGTATtaacagaggagggaaaaaaaaaaacacttaccaGATGGAGACATATATTCTGCATTTGCCCTGCAGACCACTTTGATAGGCAGATTACACATTTGCAAAAAGGCCTGTCAATCAAAAGAAATCTAATGAAAGTCTAATGAAAGTATATGCATATTAGAACACaacgttttatttcttttctaaacttAAGTAAAgctcaggaaaaggaaaagaataaatcaaTTTAAAGTGAAAGATTTGTactctaaaacaaaaataaaatgtcatttcaaTACTAAAAGATCAATACATATGACTCAGACTCAAATAAATGTATGAAGCTTAACGCATTTATATACTCAAATGTAAGTTATCCACATTTTACTGCATTAGTTTAGGTAAGTCAGCAATACtgtgtatttctttaattttctacaaCAGATGACTAAAAGTCCAAACTTTGTAAGTTATTACTTAATTCCACTACTCTCTTAGGATTCTTATCTTCGTCTTAGGCAGAAACtctcaaacttatttttttactACTTCAAAGTTCTCTCCAATAATACTCAATATCTTAACATGTAGCTTTTATGCTCActaattgactttttaaagacagagaattgtttatttttactttgtttatagcaacaaaaattttataagggactttattttcttgggctccaaaatccctgtggatagtgactgcagccatgaatttaaaagatgcttgctccttggaagaaaagttatgacaaacctagacagtgtattaaaaagcagagatgtgacTTTGCAGACAAAgctccatagagtcaaagctatggtttttccagtagtcacatacggatatgagagctggatcataaagaaggctgagcaccaaagaattgatgcctttgaactgtggttctggagaagactcttgcgagtcccttagactgcaaggagatcaaactagtcaatcctaagggcaatcaaccctgaatactcattggaaggactgatgctgaaactgaagctccaatactttcgtcacctaatgcgaagagccaactcactggaaaagaccctgatgttgggaaagattgagggcaggaggaaaagggagcggcagaggatgagatggttagatggcatcatcgactcaatggacatgagtctgagcaaactccaggagacagtgaaggacaggaaagcctggcgtgctgcagtacatggggtcgcaaggagtaggacatgatggagcaactgaacaacaaaaatagcaacaaaaatttTATAAGCAACTTAACTGTCTAACAACAGGGAATTGGTAAATCATTTACGGTAAATGCAAACCACATAATgctatacaattttttaaatcattaattatattttcacACAAGGCTGCCTGAAATAACAACTTTATTTCCAAAGCTTCCTTACAACTGGGTGTGACCAGTGTCTAAATTCTGGCTTATGGAGCTTAAAGTCTGGGCAACTGCCTGTGAAGtgtctttaaaaagaagagatatgacCACTCCTCTTTTTCCTTCATGCTGACTAGAATGTGAAAAGGCTGATCAGCCACAGTAGCCAAACTGAATCACACCAGAAGCTGTGTTGAAGGTGGTAGAGCAACAATAAGAGTAAAGAAGCTTAAGTCTTTGAAAATCATGCAGTCACCAAACCTGGATTActtgtattaaaaaagaaagagagaaagagaaagaaagaaagaatcctCTTTTTTAAGCCACTGCTATTTTGGGCTTTCCAAAACTAACAGCCAAACTTAATCCTACCTAATTGACCAACAATTAACTGCTTCCAGGTTTAAAGAACAACTCATCCAACCATAGACTCTCTCTGTCTATATAAGTATACATTAACAGTCCTCTAAAAACTATAACCTATGCTCCCAATTTATAACAATAATAGTGAGTTTCTTGGTTAATTCACAAGTATGGACTGCAGGCAGTGGTTCTCACGCTTCAGTGTGCATCACAATCATGCggaaggcttgttaaaacacagactgctaaggaaagaattaaaataagtataaagAGATCTTTTGAGAAGActgagaaaaaaagggagaaaggaatTAAGAAGGATCAACTCTCTTCATTA encodes:
- the MTX2 gene encoding metaxin-2 isoform X3; the protein is MCNLPIKVVCRANAEYMSPSGKVPFIHVGNQVVSELGPIVQFVKAKGHSLSDGLDEVQKAEMKAYMELVNNMLLTAELYLQWCDDATVGEITHARYGSPYPWPLNHILAYQKQWEVKRKMKAIGWGNKTLDQVLEDVDQCCQALSQRLGTQPYFFNKQPTELDALVFGHLYTILTTQMTNDELSEKVKNYSNLLAFCRRIEQHYFGKGSSSIRLS
- the MTX2 gene encoding metaxin-2 isoform X1; amino-acid sequence: MSLVAEALVSQIAAAEPWPENATLYQQLKGEQILLSDNAASLAVQAFLQMCNLPIKVVCRANAEYMSPSGKVPFIHVGNQVVSELGPIVQFVKAKGHSLSDGLDEVQKAEMKAYMELVNNMLLTAELYLQWCDDATVGEITHARYGSPYPWPLNHILAYQKQWEVKRKMKAIGWGNKTLDQVLEDVDQCCQALSQRLGTQPYFFNKQPTELDALVFGHLYTILTTQMTNDELSEKVKNYSNLLAFCRRIEQHYFGKGSSSIRLS
- the MTX2 gene encoding metaxin-2 isoform X2, translating into MKNNRSECYNINLWLSRILASVEAFLQMCNLPIKVVCRANAEYMSPSGKVPFIHVGNQVVSELGPIVQFVKAKGHSLSDGLDEVQKAEMKAYMELVNNMLLTAELYLQWCDDATVGEITHARYGSPYPWPLNHILAYQKQWEVKRKMKAIGWGNKTLDQVLEDVDQCCQALSQRLGTQPYFFNKQPTELDALVFGHLYTILTTQMTNDELSEKVKNYSNLLAFCRRIEQHYFGKGSSSIRLS